AATCTGCATGTGATGTGGGACACTAGTagtaattatgatttttatgtCATGATTAAGATTTACCAAAGAATTTTTCCCTCATTTGTGCGTAAATGGGCTTCTATACATCACAGTTGCGTTTTAAAAATTCTAAATTCTGTTCAGTCTCCCCCATAGGGTCTACCCTCGTTATAAGACGCCTTGTGCCTTTAAGAAATATCCTCCCGCTGTTCCCGGGCGTTCTCGCGGTTCTTCAGCGCTTGGCAACGTGCAAGCTGTGTCCTTATACGGACCAATGAAATCATCGCCAGTGATCAagtccagccaatcagaatccagagTTTGTGCGCACGTTTGAAAATCAGCTTGCTTGTGTCGTCTGTTTGTTTCTCAACAACACAAACAAGAAACTGTAACgtttttaaaactaaaacataTTATACAAGACAGCAGCTGTGAGTGAATTACGGTAAGTGAATGGTTTGAATGAATCCCGCTGTGTTTGTTTTGCACATACATAATTAAGTCCTGCTGTATTTGTCTGAAGTTTGGACCTGCTGCAGCAGTTGTGCGCGTGATGCCGTCCAAAACCGAAGACTACGACGTGATGCTAACCATAGGATGTGGATCTTATGGGAAATGCCAGAAAGTCAAGAGGAAATCAGATGGAAAGGTCAATACAGATAGAACTGTTCACACGAACAGTATAGTATCCTATTTTTGTAGTGTAACGTTACTTTCTAGGCTTAGGAGCCTAAAGCAAAATCATAAAATCAAGTAAGGTTAGTCTTCAAAAAGTATGTGGATATTAAGTAACACTGAATGAATGCCCTTGTCTATAACAAAATATCAGTTCATATTAGTTTGAAGTGTAACAATTTGTTTGctgctgtttttaatgttgtttactGTGATATTTTGTGATCTAGtgcaattaaattaataattttaagtaaaataaacTTTAGATAATGTAGTGTACTGTGATGTAGGGATGTCACAATATAttgcaatacaaaaatgcagcaatatttattgtgtatacaaaaagaaagttttaatttaattttgcgTCAAATATGGTAAAACCAGGTCACACATTTTGAGctctcatgtttttttttaatcattattattaatgacaAGTGCAAACATAGTATGTCTCTAACATAATTCTGTATTTTAAGCTAAgcagaatcatgaatatttctATTCTGATGTCACCATTGCCCTGTGCAATGGGGAGAAGGACCAAGCCCAAGCCTATTCAGGCCCATTCTTaatgtaataccaaatttagcTATTTCAATGAACAGTACTTTTTGTGAGCTGCTTATCATTTGTCTTagaagtaataataatttaaaaaaaaaaaagaaaaataaaacaccaTTTTAATTGAGAGTACTGTATTGTGTACTGAACCGAATCGTGACTAGAGTGTATTGCTAAACCCctaggctgcatctgaaattaCATACTCTTAAGCAGGTActtcttttaaagggttaattcacccaaaaatgaaaataatgtcatttattactcaccctcatgtcgttctacacccgtaagacctttgttcatcttcggaacacaaattaagatattttgattaaatccagtggttcagtgaggcctctgtagacagcaatgccattgtaacTCTCAATatccataaaggtacaaaaaacacatttaaaaccgttcatgtgagtacagtggttcaatcttaatattataaagcgatgagaatactttttgtgtgccaaaaaaaaacaaaataacgactatTCAACAAAATAGTGATgtgccgatttcaaaacactgcttgagAGCTTTACAGattgaatcagtgatttggatctcctatcaaacggctaaactgatgaaatcacatgattttggcgctccgaatcactgatccGATTCGTAATCGttccaaagcagtgttttgaaatcggcccatcactatattgttgaatagtcgttattttgttttgtttttttggcacacaaaaagtattctcatcgctttataatattaagatagaaccactgaactcgcattaactgttttaaatatgtttttagtacctttatggatcttgagagttacaatggcattgctgtctatagaggcctcactgagccatcagatttcatcaaaatatcttaatttgtgttccgaagatgaacggagggtgagtaataaatgacattattttcagttttgtgtgtactaaccctttaagtaataaaCAGAAGTTATAAGTAATTACTTTGAgtgctaaaaaagtatgttctatattttatgaatgtgtgtagtatgaatgtaatctgggcGTACTTCATTCgccatgggatagtaaagtgtcggttgtatgcacacttcagaatctcattGATGTGATTGGTGTCAAGTTTGTTAATATGGACCTTGTTATCTGATCTTGTTAGATTCTAGTTTGGAAGGTGCTGGACTATGGCACCATGGCCGAGGCAGAGAAACAGATGCTGGTGTCAGAGGTCAATTTGCTCCGTGAGCTAAAGCACCCAAATATCGTTCGATACTACGACAGAATTATAGACCGGACGAACACAACGTTATATATAGTGATGGAGTACTGTGAGGGTGGAGATCTCGCCAGCCTCATCAACAGATGCATCAAAGAGAGGTAAAATGAAACTACTGTTAATTTGTTGTCCAAACTGTTTTTCTGCAttacagtaatgtttttttttttttttcttttacaccTTCTTTACAGACGATACCTGGAAGAAGAATTCATCCTGCGTGTGATGGCACAGTTGTCCCTGGCGTTAAAAGAGTGCCATGGTCGAAGTAACGGCAGCAGTACAGTTCTGCACCGTGACCTGAAACCTGCAAACATCTTCTTGGATGTCAAACAGAATGTAAAGCTTGGCGATTTTGGTTTAGCTCGGATACTGAACCATGATACAAGCTTTGCTAAAACATTTGTTGGAACTCCATATTACATGTCGCCAGTAAGTGCTCTTTTATCTCAAGGAATTTTCTTGTACGAGTGGATCGTTCTTTGGTACATTTATTAAGATAAGtatttaaatgagaaaatataatcaaaataaattcaaattctgctgtaaaatAGCTTATTCAGTTCTGGTTCAGTATAAATGTGACTGAAAACATTTCCagttaaaaataagaaaaaatgaaGATAAAAATCACTGGAATTATGAGGGAAAATGGGGTTTGCAAGAACAAATGCACACAGTCATGGCAtttaaagcgatagttcacccagcACTGAAAATTAATTTACGCACCCtaatgttgttttaaacctCCACACTGATGTAAATTTTACTTTACTCAGAAATCGCTAGGAAATGTCACAGGTAATTATTTACAAAGAAATGACAAGtaacacattaaattaaatgtggAATTTcaaagtagaaagactgaagtagtattttcttgtaaagaGTATGCcaataatctttattttaacttagaaaaaacaaacattttttacagCGGATGAGTTTCTTCTGCGGAACATAGAAaatgaagaatgttggtaattgACTCCCATTGTATAGAGGGAAAAATCTCACCATATCTTTTAtgctctgcagaagaaagaaagtcataaaggtGAGTAgcctaaatgatgacaattttcatttttggatgaactatccctttaagtgcatATTTACAGACCGGTGCTGTTATACACACCAATGGCATGCTGTGTTTTTAGAACCAACCCTCCTCAAGAACTCATGAGAAACCGGATTGAGTCTCACTTTTTCAGAGAAGTTCTCCTAAAGTTTCTGTTGGTGAATGTTCATGTCTTGACATGCATATGTAATTATTTGTTCCACAGTTTCATCATAATATTTCTTTGTCAAGACTTTGCTGTTcctgttttattcatattttgcttTTGCATTCACAGGAACAAATTAATCGCATGTCCTATAACGAAAAATCAGATATATGGTCTTTAGGATGTTTACTCTATGAACTATGTGCTTTATCGTAAGTATACATGTATTATTGTCCCTCTTGCATTTTTACTGATTACACTGTACTCAATTACCTCCAAACTGATTGTGTGGTTACATGCTATTGTGAATCTTGAAACTTAGTTTTGTCATGTTCGTTCTTTTTTTGAAGTCCCCCATTTACAGCATACAACCAAACAGAGCTGGCCGGAAAAATCAGAGAAGGGAAGTTTAGAAGAATCCCATATCGATACTCAGAGGATCTGAACGCGCTCCTTTCAAAAATGCTGAACTTAAAGGTAAACTCATTTTTGTCAGGAAGACCATGAGATTTTATCAATATAACTTATCAGGTCAGATCAGATCAAGTCAATTTGGGTTCCAGGGGTTATTGTTAACTAACTAAACATCTACTgaaatgtgattggctgaagtCTTTTTGCAAATATTGGTCAGTTGGGTGACtgggtaataataataaaggaaTGTACAATTATAATTGAACACTGAATAGCAGTTCTGAAAACAATTTCAAAGATTTTAAAGGTGGAATGTGGAATTTCCGAGAAACACATTAGCCGCTTTTTCACCGTCGGGCTGAACGAATCTTAGAATGGTAAAGAACGGTTCCAGTTGTTTCCATTTTGAGCCTGGTTCGGCACGGCACTTTTACAAACTGTTCTCGGCTTGGAATTCTGCAGCTGGCTAAGC
Above is a window of Megalobrama amblycephala isolate DHTTF-2021 linkage group LG11, ASM1881202v1, whole genome shotgun sequence DNA encoding:
- the nek2 gene encoding LOW QUALITY PROTEIN: serine/threonine-protein kinase Nek2 (The sequence of the model RefSeq protein was modified relative to this genomic sequence to represent the inferred CDS: deleted 1 base in 1 codon), encoding MPSKTEDYDVMLTIGCGSYGKCQKVKRKSDGKILVWKVLDYGTMAEAEKQMLVSEVNLLRELKHPNIVRYYDRIIDRTNTTLYIVMEYCEGGDLASLINRCIKERRYLEEEFILRVMAQLSLALKECHGRSNGSSTVLHRDLKPANIFLDVKQNVKLGDFGLARILNHDTSFAKTFVGTPYYMSPEQINRMSYNEKSDIWSLGCLLYELCALSPPFTAYNQTELAGKIREGKFRRIPYRYSEDLNALLSKMLNLKDYLRPSVESILQNGLISGYVAQEQRRLQEKQRRRSVDVEQPKHPEPSLLAELRLKEQILREREQALKEREQRLEQREQELCVREQQSNEKMARAESLLKAYNLIRQQRALSLLSASDTENEENVSPGKKRVHFAGDGKENGRPFAKPQEHCLVKRPQWTNMRIQAIGEEEKLYPPKPREMQGIR